TGACGGCGGCCGACTGGCCCTATCCGGCCCACACCGTCTTCAACGCGGGTGCGACGAAGCAAGCTGACGGTATGACACTGCTCTTGTGCAGGGTCGAGGATCGCCGCGGACACTCGCACTTGTGTGCAGCGCGGTCGGCGAACGGCATCGACGGGTGGATCATCGACGAAGAGCCGACGCTCCGACCCGATCCCAAGAACTATCCGGAGGAGCTGTGGGGAATCGAGGATCCCCGGATCACATTCGTCGAGGAGCTCGGGCAGTACGTCATCGCGTACACCGCCTTCAGCAAGGGTGGCCCGGGCGTGGCACTCGCGTTGACGGAGGATTTCCGCCACTTCGAGCGCATTGGCCTGGTGATGCAGCCGGACGACAAGGACGCGGCGTTGATGCCGCGTCGCATCGACGGGAATTTCGCGCTGCTCCACCGCCCGATGACTGAGTCGGGGGCGCACATCTGGGTCTCGTTCTCGCCGGACCTTCGCAACTGGGGACATCACAAGCCGGTCTTACACGCCCGCAAGGGCGCGTGGTGGGACGCGCACAAGGTCGGGCTCTCGCCCCCGCTGATCGAGACGCCCGAAGGTTGGCTGATGCTCTATCACGGCGTCCGCCACACGGCGGCCGGGTGCCTCTACCGACTCGGTGTCGCGCTGTTCGCGCTGGACGAGCCGGACCGCTGCATTTCGCGCGGCGACTCGTGGATCTTCGGTCCCGAGGCGCCGTACGAGCGCGAAGGGGACGTGGGCTATGTGGCCTTTCCCTGTGGCTA
This genomic stretch from Candidatus Eisenbacteria bacterium harbors:
- a CDS encoding glycosidase, whose translation is MTLLLCRVEDRRGHSHLCAARSANGIDGWIIDEEPTLRPDPKNYPEELWGIEDPRITFVEELGQYVIAYTAFSKGGPGVALALTEDFRHFERIGLVMQPDDKDAALMPRRIDGNFALLHRPMTESGAHIWVSFSPDLRNWGHHKPVLHARKGAWWDAHKVGLSPPLIETPEGWLMLYHGVRHTAAGCLYRLGVALFALDEPDRCISRGDSWIFGPEAPYEREGDVGYVAFPCGYTLGADGDAINLYYGAADTCVALATGSVRQLLRWLDEHGSGPDLVRG